ctgcttacccttccggagcacctgacatcacccctagtttttggttgggttcgtgttgtttattctttagttttctatgttgtgtcatgtgtactatcgtttgtctgtttgtccttttcattttaagccatggcgttgtcagtttattttcgatttatgagtttgactgtacctctggtatctttcgtttaATCgtttaatcgatttatgaatcaTAGGCTCATGCCATagaaaatgtataaacaaatgtgaATATGTCGCAGTGACATCTCCAATTAGCCCGTACTTGTATTATGTTTATCTCAATTGTATACTTGATATATCAcatagaaaaagaagatgtgacatgattgccaatgagacaactctccacaagtcaTTTTGTTAGCACACGAACATTTTCTTTTTCCCGAGGCAATACCGTCCGAGTGATATATGTCTTTCGAAGAGAACAAATCTGAATACATGGTTCAAAGCAGCAAAGAAAAGCAAAATTTACAACACGTGAGACAGCtttcaaaatggaaaatttgacaaatgacaaaacaccttaaaatatctgtcattttAAGTATGATATATAAAACCCCATTTCCAAGGACACTTTACCAGTTTTTGGTTCTAGCTGGCCCTGTGGTTTTAGACGAGATCATAATGTGAAATGTGGAAATACCTGTAGACGACCACAAGTTGTCAACGACTATGATGACGGCAGACACCGGACACAAACTGATAATAATAGTTTAAATGAGCCTTTTTTGAGCTAAAGCAAAGATATCTAAGACAGAACTGCACGAAAGAACAGGACACAAAGATCACCACCATAAAACAACGAAGATTCAAATAGCTAGGACATACATTAAAAAAGACCAGGATAACGTTACCAAAAACAGCTCTGAAATGGACACCataaaaaaggtaaaagaaACAGAGGAAAACTTAAAAGAAACACGGAGGAGGACAATTGACACTGAATTTAAAAGCATGTGAAAGACCTGTGGTGAAATGGAGAATATTGCAAAGGATAGACAACAATGGAGAGACCTGGTGTCTGCCTAATATTCCAATCGGCATGAAAAGGCATATTAGTTAATTACTATAGTTAGTTTGGTGAGTCAATTATGGAAATGAACGACTATCGTTATTAAAATCCTGtatacattattaaaaaaatgtatgcgaccaatggtaaaatatttatcaaaatctaacaaaaatgaatcagtgcaaaattcttgtttttttcagaCGGTTCGATTTAAGTCGAAAGCAGGTGTGTAGCTAAAATTCGAAAGAAAATCATAAGATAGACCTATTTAACCTTTGTACATGATTGTACTAAGTCCAATTTTCAACATCACGcagtttcatttaaaaaatgccGCATATATGCACCACCCTTTTTACAAACCAAAACACAttaattttcgtttttatatgaaattcaaTAAATTATTCGTTAATTTTGAGACTCTAGTGTCATATAAATGAGCAAATTTCGTGTTAGTAAACTTACTAAATGCATAATGTCCGTTATCACAAGAAAAGTATAAGTCTATAGAGTCAACTAGTTTGAACAGATTAAAGATAAGAAGTTAAACACTGTATACGCATATTGACCGACTATGATTCCATTACTTTTCAAGGACATTTTTACTGTTATGGTATACTTATCATTTTCGTGCAAGGTTCCCCAAAATCGAACATAGTATGCCCATCTTGTATAGTGGTCCCTGAATTTCTTTCTGGGTGCATGTCTCAATTACATTTTCCTTAATTTCTCCTTTACACGTatacataatacaaaattttaaaaacttacacATGCTAACATGcatgcaaaaaaataatagattagcaattttatttttatttgaaatagtgtTATCAGTGATTTGTAAATACggtatttgaattgttttgacCAGTGAAAACCATGTtacaaatatcttgtttaaagGAGTGAAATTGGAGGATAATCAGTGCATTTTAAACAACTCTCATGTTTCATATTCATTCCTGTACtgattataaataagaagatatagtatgagtgtcaatgagacaactatctattCAAGTTAAAGTGTATGCAAAGTTCAGGcgcaaataaaacatttttatatgtatataaacaacAGTTACTTGAGGTCATGGATTTTAGATTAATCAATAACTTGTCAGCGACAAAGCTACTAAATAccgtaatttgaaaaaaaatatcgtaatcatttttaattcaaaaataaagtaatattttCTTCCAAACCgtttaaatgaaaatacatcATCTGTGAATGAGGTTTTATACACAAAGTTTATCTAAAAGTAAATACGTCTGCGCAGACGAGTATCAGACTAAGCTAaaccatcaatattttttttatatataagaataGTTACAAGGTCACACATCTCTATGAAAATACGTTGGTTTACAAGGTCATAGACGGTTACAATAGTATCAAACATCAACACAGACAAAGCAGGTAAGTGATTTTAGAATAACACGGACGATTAGTTACAATAatagtactgtggattcatttatctTGGTGGGTACCTATTTTTGTGGATAAGGGAAAAATTGTATGTTCGTGGATagttaatttcgtggttttgccgatGTCTGCATACAACTCattacaagcctatagaaaatttgtcattcgttgaacatttaatttcgtggtttacctgtacccctgaaatccacgaaaattggtatccaacgaataataatgaatccacagtaaattaactcatcaaagataccaggactaaattttatgtttacgccagacgcgcgtttcgtctgtaACCTTTtgtttctgcaccagatgcgcatttcgacaataaatgtctctttgGTGATGCTCAAAgcgaatacatttgaaaatttgaaaagtaagtttccaaaatatcaaaactgaGCTACTGTTAAATTGAAggtatatgtattatatagcgTATATTGTAATGGAATAAACAATGCATAAAAGCACATTGATTTATCATACAGATGAtttgatattagaaatataATAATTGTTGTACTTTGTACATTAACcctatattattttaatatgagtagaaatatgtttttctctgaAAAAGCGTAATTTTATGAAATACGAGACGTTTGAAACTATATATCTTTGGTGGTCAAATGTTGAAACCTTCAATTTACGACAACTTAAGTTATTGTACTGTTTTTGTCTGGAAAAAACATGGCCTATTCAGTAGTATTCTGTGTTCTTTGTATACTAAAATAAAgggatgtggtataattgcaaatTATAAAGCTATCCATAGACAAAAAGGACGAAGTTATAGATGGGTAGATGTTttaaacattatcttttttttaattggtgttGCTGCACATTAAATAAATACTTAGATATACACAAGATTATTTATGAACACTcggtttacatttttatgtttgaagGAAATTATAAACGTATGTTCATAATTCATTAGTTTTTCTGTataccagaaaaaaattatcattacaAAACACTCTGAAATTTGAGTTCCTTCAATAAGGGAATTGCAAAATAACCCGAACCTCACACAATTTCTTCTTTGTCTAGACATAAAAACTATAAACGAGTTACTGCTTAATTTAGTAATAAGCATCATAGTATGGCAGGAAAATAAATTAGCAAATGCTCGAAATGCATCGGATTCTAGGAACAAAcgataaagttaaaaataaactgcatacaaaattgataaattgtgCAAAAATTCGTTGCCGTAAATGAgacttcaaaaacaaattaaaacagcCATAAAGAGAAAGGGTTTAGTCTGAATATTTGAGGGTCAGTTTTAGTAAAATTGAttaagaaatgtttttaaacttgACAATTAGAAAGCATTTTTTTGATTGTAGATCTAAAGACGACATTTCAGTGTTGATGCAAGTAGACACTGCTACACCATGGAACCTTGCTATCAATGGGAAAACAAGACAAGTAAAGAAATCCGAGAAGAATTCAAGTCCATCAAACTTCAGTATCAGAACATAAAAGTAGATATTAAACCTGGAAATTATACCTGCTGCTTGTATCTGCCAAACTCTGACATTGCATTTGCTAATCATATGGATGATGTTGTGGTGATTTATAAAATAGACGGAACTCTCAGCGCAAGTATTTCGATAGAAACACCATTTGCAATTACTTCCATCGACAATGAAACTATTGCTGTAACTGGAGGCAGCACTCGTCTAATTTCCATAATCAGTTTGTCTAGTTACAGTGTTGTAAAAACCATAAAAACTGAAGAGACTGGGTGCTGGGGCATAACTTACTATGATGGCTTCCTATACTTTGTGGTTGAATGGGAATGTATCTTTGCTTTAAATCTATCGAATGGCAACCaacaaatgttaaattatttgaatggTAAACACTACAACAGTCATTGCAAGTCCCATCTCACCTCATTCGGTAACAGACTGTGCTATACCTCAAATGAAAATGCAGATGTCTTGGTATTAAAGATTAATCATGATAAAGAATATGCAGAGAAAGTATACCAGATATACGAGCCCGATGTAATAAAAGACCAAGGACAGTGTACAATGGATGAAGACGGACATGTTTATGTCGTTAGCACAGAACTACGTCAGGTGATATTAGTATCGGCCCAAGCTCTTTATACATGTTCATATGACAATTGTCGCAAGTTATTAGGCAAAGATGACGGGCTTATTTATCCGAGTGCTATTGATTATGACAGAAAAACAAAACGATTTATGATACTTAACTTATTATCAGATGATGACGAACTTAGTccatattttatgattttcaagAAGGCTAAACCAGAACACCAAGCTGATCAAAATTTGTgaacacatatttgttatgattgTGGCCTGTTTTCCCTTATTGTTCTGTATTAGACACGAAAAGACATCGCCTCATTATaagaaaacacatatttttcaCTGTTGTTTGAGAATCTATAAACAGTTTGTGAATGTCATTATATGAATAaggatattttaaattattttcatgttacTAAATGTGGCGTAACAAAACAATGatcatgtttacatttgtacaaTATGTGCGAATTGCATGCGCTGAACGAactttaattgaaattaaaatattttattttatatacagtggtcagaattgttttacagttttGCAACTCATTTTAGTTAAGCTATGCTTTCTAAACAGCATGCGCCCTGACGATGAGATTGCGATGGTTAACGCTAAATGAACttctttaaatatcaattttcgAAACGAAcattattcagaaaaaaatgatttgtacTCATAGtgaaataagagaaaacaaactaGACGAGTCCTGCTTAATTTGGCCCGAACAGTATGACAGAtgctgtaaatagttatcaaagataccaggaatataatttagtacgccacaccagagacatatataatacatgtattatatgtctctggccacacgcgtgtttcgtctacataagactcatcagtgatgctcatatcaacataattataaagccaaacaagtacaaagttgaagagcattgaggatccaaaattccaaaacattgtgcaaaatacggctaaggtaatctatgtctgggataagaaaatccttagtttttcgataaattcaaagttttataaacaggaaagtttttttttctgatacaatagttaaaggtaccagggttataatttagtacgccagacgcgcgtattgtctacataagactcgtcagtgacgctcatatcaaaatatttataaagccaaacaagtacaaagttgaagagcattgatgatcgaAAACTCCctaaaattgtgccaaatacggctaaggtaatctatgcccagggataagaaaatcaatagtttttcgataaatttaaagttttattaacaggatttaagaaaatgaacacattattgatattcaattCAACACTGAAGTATTTACGtctgggctagtgataccctcgaggacgaaacttccaccagcagtggcatcgacccagtggtgtaaatagttatcaaagataccaggaatataatttagtacgccacacgcgtgtttcgtctacataagactcatcagtga
Above is a window of Mytilus trossulus isolate FHL-02 chromosome 4, PNRI_Mtr1.1.1.hap1, whole genome shotgun sequence DNA encoding:
- the LOC134714240 gene encoding uncharacterized protein LOC134714240 — encoded protein: MEPCYQWENKTSKEIREEFKSIKLQYQNIKVDIKPGNYTCCLYLPNSDIAFANHMDDVVVIYKIDGTLSASISIETPFAITSIDNETIAVTGGSTRLISIISLSSYSVVKTIKTEETGCWGITYYDGFLYFVVEWECIFALNLSNGNQQMLNYLNGKHYNSHCKSHLTSFGNRLCYTSNENADVLVLKINHDKEYAEKVYQIYEPDVIKDQGQCTMDEDGHVYVVSTELRQVILVSAQALYTCSYDNCRKLLGKDDGLIYPSAIDYDRKTKRFMILNLLSDDDELSPYFMIFKKAKPEHQADQNL